One segment of Falco rusticolus isolate bFalRus1 chromosome 3, bFalRus1.pri, whole genome shotgun sequence DNA contains the following:
- the AGO3 gene encoding protein argonaute-3, whose product MEIGSAGPVGAQPLLMVPRRPGYGTMGKPIKLLANCFQVEIPKIDVYLYEVDIKPDKCPRRVNREVVDSMVQHFKVTIFGDRRPVYDGKRSLYTANPLPVATTGVDLDVTLPGEGGKDRPFKVSIKFVSRVSWHLLHEVLTGRTLPEPLELDKPISTNPVHAVDVVLRHLPSMKYTPVGRSFFSAPEGYDHPLGGGREVWFGFHQSVRPAMWKMMLNIDVSATAFYKAQPVIQFMCEVLDIHNIDEQPRPLTDSHRVKFTKEIKGLKVEVTHCGTMRRKYRVCNVTRRPASHQTFPLQLENGQTVERTVAQYFREKYNLQLKYPHLPCLQVGQEQKHTYLPLEVCNIVAGQRCIKKLTDNQTSTMIKATARSAPDRQEEISRLVRSANYDADPFVQEFQFKVRDEMAHVTGRVLPAPMLQYGGRNRTVATPSHGVWDMRGKQFHTGVEIKMWAIACFATQRQCREEILKGFTDQLRKISKDAGMPIQGQPCFCKYAQGADSVEPMFRHLKNTYSGLQLIIVILPGKTPVYAEVKRVGDTLLGMATQCVQVKNVIKTSPQTLSNLCLKINVKLGGINNILVPHQRPSVFQQPVIFLGADVTHPPAGDGKKPSIAAVVGSMDAHPSRYCATVRVQRPRQEIIQDLASMVRELLIQFYKSTRFKPTRIIFYRDGVSEGQFRQVLYYELLAIREACISLEKDYQPGITYIVVQKRHHTRLFCADRTERVGRSGNIPAGTTVDTDITHPYEFDFYLCSHAGIQGTSRPSHYHVLWDDNCFTADELQLLTYQLCHTYVRCTRSVSIPAPAYYAHLVAFRARYHLVDKEHDSAEGSHVSGQSNGRDPQALAKAVQIHQDTLRTMYFA is encoded by the exons gaCCCGTCGGGGCACAGCCCCTACTCATGGTGCCCAGACGTCCTGGCTATGGCACCATGGGCAAACCCATTAAACTGCTGGCCAACTGCTTCCAAGTTGAAATCCCAAAGATTGATGTCTACCTCTATGAGGTGGATATCAAACCAGATAAGTGTCCTCGGAGGGTGAACAG GGAGGTGGTGGACTCAATGGTGCAGCATTTTAAAGTGACAATATTTGGGGACCGTAGACCGGTTTATGATGGGAAAAGAAGCCTCTATACAGCCAATCCGCTTCCTGTGGCCACTACTGGG GTGGATTTGGATGTGACATTGCCGGGAGAAGGTGGAAAAGATCGTCCCTTCAAAGTGTCAATAAAGTTTGTTTCTCGGGTGAGCTGGCACTTGCTGCATGAAGTTTTGACGGGAAGAACCTTGCCTGAGCCACTGGAACTAGACAAACCTATCAGCACTAACCCTGTTCACGCTGTCGATGTGGTGCTACGACACCTACCCTCCATGAA GTATACCCCTGTGGGCCGCTCCTTTTTCTCAGCTCCAGAAGGATATGATCACCCCTTGGGTGGGGGTAGGGAGGTCTGGTTTGGATTCCATCAGTCTGTTCGGCCTGCCATGTGGAAGATGATGCTCAATATCGATG tTTCTGCCACTGCCTTCTACAAAGCACAACCTGTAATTCAGTTTATGTGTGAAGTTCTTGACATTCATAATATTGATGAACAACCAAGACCTCTGACTGATTCTCATCGGGTAAAATTCACCAAAGAGATAAAGG GTCTAAAGGTAGAAGTCACTCACTGTGGAACGATGAGAAGGAAATACCGTGTTTGTAATGTAACAAGAAGACCTGCAAGTCATCAAAC ctttcctttgcaGTTAGAAAATGGCCAGACTGTGGAGAGAACAGTAGCACagtatttcagagagaaatacAACCTCCAGCTGAAATACCCTCATCTTCCTTGCCTACAAGTGGgacaagaacagaaacacacCTACCTGCCTTTAGAA GTATGTAATATTGTAGCTGGCCAGCGGTGTATCAAGAAGCTAACGGACAATCAGACATCAACTATGATAAAGGCCACAGCGAGATCTGCTCCAGATAGGCAGGAGGAAATAAGCAGATTG GTGAGAAGTGCAAATTATGATGCAGATCCATTTGTTCAAGAGTTCCAGTTCAAAGTCCGGGATGAGATGGCCCATGTGACGGGGCGTGTGCTTCCAGCTCCCATGTTGCAGTATGGAGGACGG aatCGAACAGTGGCAACCCCAAGCCATGGAGTATGGGACATGCGAGGGAAGCAGTTTCACACTGGTGTTGAGATCAAAATGTGGGCTATAGCTTGCTTTGCAACACAGAGACaatgcagagaagaaatattGAA GGGTTTCACAGACCAGCTGCGCAAGATCTCCAAGGACGCGGGGATGCCGATCCAAGGCCAGCCCTGCTTCTGTAAATACGCCCAGGGTGCAGACAGTGTGGAGCCCATGTTTCGACACCTCAAGAACACCTATTCGGGGCTTCAGCTCATCATTGTCATCCTGCCAGGGAAAACACCGGTGTATG CGGAGGTGAAGCGTGTGGGAGATACGCTGTTGGGAATGGCCACACAGTGCGTTCAAGTCAAGAATGTCATTAAAACATCTCCGCAGACCCTATCAAATCTGTGCCTGAAGATTAATGTTAAACTAGGAGGAATCAACAACATCCTTGTACCTCATCAACG accTTCTGTGTTCCAGCAGCCAGTGATCTTTTTGGGAGCTGATGTCACTCACCCTCCTGCTGGAGATGGAAAGAAGCCTTCCATCGCTGCT GTTGTAGGTAGTATGGATGCTCATCCAAGCCGATACTGTGCCACAGTGAGAGTTCAGCGACCCCGGCAGGAGATCATCCAAGATCTAGCCTCCATGGTGAGAGAACTTCTCATCCAGTTCTACAAGTCAACACGGTTCAAGCCCACACGTATCATCTTCTACAGGGACGGGGTCTCTGAAGGACAGTTTCGACAG GTTTTGTATTATGAACTGCTAGCTATTAGAGAAGCCTGCATCAGTTTGGAGAAGGATTACCAGCCTGGAATAACCTATATTGTGGTGCAGAAGCGACATCATACACGTTTGTTCTGTGCTGACAGAACAGAAAGG GTTGGACGAAGTGGCAATATTCCAGCTGGAACAACTGTAGATACAGACATTACACACCCATATGAGTTTGATTTTTACCTCTGTAGCCATGCTGGAATACAG GGTACCAGCCGTCCCTCACACTATCATGTTTTGTGGGATGATAACTGTTTTACTGCAGATGAACTTCAGCTGCTGACTTACCAGCTCTGCCACACATATGTGCGCTGTACACGATCAGTTTCTATACCTGCACCAGCGTATTATGCTCACCTGGTAGCATTCAGAGCACGATACCATCTTGTGGACAAAGAACATGACAG tgctgAAGGAAGCCATGTTTCAGGACAAAGCAATGGGAGAGATCCACAGGCCCTCGCGAAGGCTGTACAGATTCACCAAGACACCTTACGCACGATGTACTTCGCTTAA